Proteins found in one Salvia splendens isolate huo1 chromosome 10, SspV2, whole genome shotgun sequence genomic segment:
- the LOC121751856 gene encoding GDSL esterase/lipase At3g62280-like, with protein MVVSQFFISHKNKLKDEIQKWHVHSLCHIINAGVSCCFTVQQETSDIQLRRFEFRHRLPCCSNGIRVRLSGLFHRPTGRLCDGRLIIDFLCKLVQIVARKCEVKLFESVSGIIGGYKNLVGEDGFKNAIYMIDIGQNDLTPAFNNVPYDQVLQKIPSFISEIKEAMWVSKHHSLTMTITTRLRDP; from the exons ATGGTGGT GTCCCAATTTTTCATCTCTCATAAGAACAAACTTAAAGATGAAATCCAAAAATGGCATGTTCATAGCTTGTGTCACATTATCAATGCTGGTGTTTCATGCTGCTTCACAGTGCAGCAGGAAACCAGTGATATTCAACTTCGGCGATTCGAATTCAGACACCGGCTGCCTTGCTGCAGCAATGGGATACGAGTTCGGCTATCCGGACTCTTTCATCGCCCCACCGGTCGCCTGTGTGACGGCCGCCTCATCATCGACTTCCTTTGTAAGCTAGTACAAATAGTGGC GCGAAAATGTGAAGTCAAATTATTTGAGTCCGTATCTGGAATCATTGGAG GTTACAAGAATCTTGTGGGAGAAGATGGATTCAAGAACGCCATCTACATGATCGATATAGGCCAAAATGATCTCACGCCTGCATTCAACAACGTTCCGTACGACCAAGTTCTTCAAAAGATCCCTTCATTCATCTCAGAGATTAAGGAGGCTATGTGGGTAAGCAAACACCACTCTCTCACCATGACAATTACTACTAGACTGCGCGATCCATGA
- the LOC121750633 gene encoding uncharacterized protein LOC121750633, protein MAANEGLEEGEEFVYRISTADEWEELQRSGATFGGNLDQSTGCFHLSKLDQVQSTLQNFFLNVKEDLYLLKIDAKKLGNGLIYEAVDESNTFPHFYGPSRSFSPLPLDVVTQAEKLTLSDGKFECSLLT, encoded by the exons ATGGCTGCGAATGAGGGGTTGGAAGAAGGCGAAGAATTTGTGTACAGGATCAGCACGGCCGATGAATGGGAGGAGCTGCAGCGGAGCGGCGCTACTTTCGGTGGAAATCTCGATCAATCAACTGGCTGTTTTCATCTCAGCAAGCTCGATCAG GTCCAATCAACTCTGCAAAACTTTTTCTTGAATGTTAAGGAGGATCTATACCTACTCAAAATAGATGCTAAAAAG CTTGGAAACGGTTTAATCTACGAAGCTGTGGACGAGTCCAATACGTTTCCTCATTTCTATGGTCCATCCCGGAGTTTCAGTCCTCTTCCACTAGACGTCGTTACACAAGCAGAGAAGCTGACCCTGTCGGATGGCAAATTCGAATGCAGCCTTCTGACTTAG
- the LOC121750238 gene encoding autophagy-related protein 8i — protein sequence MGKMQSFKEQFSFDERAEESQDIIAKYPDRVPVVAERYSKSDLPEMEKRKFLVPRDMSVGQFIHILGARLRLDPGKALFVFVKDTLPQTTSFIESLYNSSKDDDGFLYMCYSSEKTFGSTHNVMWNEFSL from the exons ATGGGCAAGATGCAGTCTTTCAAGGAACAGTTTTCTTTCG ACGAAAGGGCAGAAGAATCACAGGATATCATCGCCAAATATCCTGATCGAGTTCCT GTTGTTGCGGAAAGATATTCTAAGTCAGACCTTCCTGAAATGGAGAAGAGGAA ATTCCTGGTACCTCGTGACATGTCAGTCGGCCAATTCATACACATTTTGGGCGCAAGGCTCCGCCTGGATCCCGGGAAAGCTCTCTTTGTATTTGTCAAGGATACATTACCACAAACAA CAAGCTTTATCGAGTCCTTGTACAATTCATCCAAGGACGACGACGGGTTCCTTTACATGTGCTACAGCAGCGAGAAAACTTTTGGCAGCACTCATAATGTTATGTGGAATGAGTTTTCTCTTTAG